One genomic segment of Bacteroides caccae includes these proteins:
- a CDS encoding TonB-dependent receptor, with protein sequence MKESMCSRWHLRLIVLLILFFPLTLSAAQGRVTVKGQSITLRQAIKIIESSSNFKFFFNPSDLDALPGKNLDCEGEISDVLKEVFAGSGISYVIMGDDIILKLEKKAASTQQKKVEIVGGVVDARSGESVVGATVRVKDVNSGVITDMDGKFTIKATPGDVLVISYIGYETKEVKVVNGKVLLVELVEDAKQLEEVVVTAYGSGQKKASMVGSVQAIRPAELQVPSASLSNSFAGRLAGVIAVQRTGQPGADGSDFYIRGISTMNGATNPLIILDGVEISSGDLDNLDPEIIDGFSILKDATATAMYGTRGANGVMIITTKSGRNIDKPIINFRVEGQITSPTSKPKFVDGATYMDLFNESLLNGGSTESPYSAEEIAGTRAGLNPYAYPNVNWYDELFKDQAFNQNFNVNIRGGGKRVDYFSSVTVNHETGMIKNRSKDFFSYNNNINVMRYSFQNNINAYLGKDSRLSLRLNVQLRKTKQPNISMNDLFAGAINTSPVEAPIYFPDDGVTTHIKWGVNDRLKPGQQQNPVAQLASGYQDNFRSTVVAALEFEQKLNFITEGLRFKALASFKNWSSTTNSASAGWNKYHLQDFSVDDNGVYSFVTRLQNESGGEVSTDLKPGVANSGDRRFYFQAIMDYNRTFGKHDVNAMFIYNQDELVTQLFSGDLIAALPKRKQGVAARLSYAYDGKYLAEVNMGYNGSENFAKGHRWGFFPSIAVGYNISEEAFFEPLKNVFSNMKIRASWGLVGNDNIGGARFVYMPTINLTGTGYTTGLDGDITYKGPVYSRYGNPEVTWEVGKKVNVGLDLQLFNSLNLTMDYFHETRTDIFQERGTIPQYLGTAGTKVFGNLAAMKNQGFDFAADFNKKIGKDWFISFKGTFTYAHNEITKYDESPKYAFQSKVGQSANIPSIMISDGLFKDPDDVKNSNQQIGGNLSAGDIKYVNISKLYGYDDDIVDISDWVWAKNPTVPEIVYGFGPSIRWKNLDFSFFFQGVAKVSLVMSDFHPFGDNSLRNVLTWIADDRWSPDNQNINATYPRLTRDTSVNNTQRSDYWLRNAAFIKLKNAEIGYTYKNMRFYVSGMNLATFSPFKHWDPEQGGGNGLKYPTQRVFNFGFQMTINNNR encoded by the coding sequence AAAAGAAGGCAGCAAGCACACAGCAGAAAAAAGTAGAGATTGTAGGAGGTGTAGTAGATGCGAGGTCCGGAGAATCGGTGGTAGGAGCAACTGTACGGGTAAAAGACGTGAACAGCGGAGTGATTACCGATATGGACGGAAAGTTTACGATTAAGGCCACTCCCGGAGATGTGCTGGTCATTTCATATATCGGATATGAAACCAAGGAAGTGAAAGTGGTCAACGGCAAGGTACTTCTTGTAGAACTTGTGGAAGATGCAAAGCAGTTGGAAGAAGTGGTGGTCACTGCTTATGGCAGCGGACAAAAAAAGGCTAGTATGGTAGGTTCCGTACAGGCAATCCGCCCGGCGGAACTGCAGGTTCCTTCGGCTTCTCTTTCCAATTCTTTTGCCGGACGATTGGCTGGTGTTATTGCTGTTCAGCGTACCGGACAACCGGGAGCGGATGGATCGGATTTTTATATTCGCGGTATTTCTACAATGAACGGAGCAACCAATCCGCTGATTATATTGGACGGAGTGGAAATATCCTCCGGTGATTTGGATAATCTTGACCCGGAAATCATTGATGGCTTCTCTATTTTGAAAGACGCTACTGCTACGGCAATGTACGGTACCCGTGGGGCTAATGGCGTTATGATTATTACCACTAAATCCGGTCGTAATATTGATAAGCCGATTATCAATTTCCGTGTGGAAGGACAGATCACAAGTCCGACAAGTAAGCCGAAGTTTGTCGACGGAGCCACTTACATGGATTTGTTCAATGAATCTTTGTTGAACGGCGGCTCTACCGAATCTCCCTATTCGGCAGAAGAAATTGCCGGAACGCGTGCTGGATTAAATCCGTATGCTTATCCGAATGTCAACTGGTATGACGAGCTTTTTAAGGATCAGGCATTTAACCAGAATTTCAATGTTAATATCCGGGGAGGCGGCAAACGAGTGGATTATTTCTCAAGTGTCACGGTCAATCACGAGACAGGTATGATTAAGAATCGTTCCAAAGACTTTTTCTCCTATAATAATAACATTAATGTGATGCGTTATTCATTTCAGAATAACATTAATGCATATTTGGGTAAGGATTCACGTCTTTCTTTGCGCTTGAATGTGCAGCTGAGAAAAACGAAGCAACCCAACATCAGTATGAACGATCTGTTTGCGGGAGCTATCAATACAAGTCCGGTGGAAGCTCCGATCTATTTCCCTGACGACGGTGTTACTACACATATCAAGTGGGGTGTGAATGACCGCTTGAAACCGGGACAGCAACAGAATCCGGTGGCACAGCTTGCATCCGGCTATCAGGATAATTTCCGGAGCACGGTAGTGGCGGCATTGGAGTTTGAGCAGAAACTGAATTTTATTACCGAGGGACTTAGATTTAAGGCATTGGCCTCTTTCAAGAACTGGTCAAGTACTACTAACAGTGCTTCCGCAGGTTGGAACAAATACCATTTACAGGATTTCTCGGTAGATGATAATGGAGTGTATTCTTTTGTCACCAGACTTCAGAATGAAAGCGGTGGAGAAGTATCTACGGACTTGAAACCGGGTGTTGCCAACTCGGGCGACCGCCGATTCTATTTCCAGGCTATCATGGACTACAACCGTACATTTGGAAAGCATGATGTGAATGCCATGTTTATCTATAATCAGGATGAACTGGTGACTCAATTATTCAGTGGCGACTTGATTGCTGCACTTCCCAAACGTAAACAAGGTGTTGCTGCCCGTCTTTCGTATGCTTACGACGGGAAATATCTGGCGGAAGTGAATATGGGTTACAATGGTTCCGAGAATTTTGCCAAAGGACACCGTTGGGGATTCTTCCCTTCTATTGCAGTGGGATATAACATCAGTGAGGAAGCGTTCTTTGAACCTTTGAAGAATGTTTTCTCTAACATGAAGATTCGTGCTTCGTGGGGGCTTGTTGGTAATGACAATATTGGTGGGGCACGTTTTGTGTATATGCCGACAATCAACCTGACAGGTACCGGATATACTACCGGGCTGGATGGTGATATAACTTATAAAGGTCCTGTATATTCCCGTTATGGTAATCCGGAGGTTACTTGGGAAGTGGGTAAGAAAGTCAATGTAGGTTTGGATTTGCAGTTGTTTAACTCATTGAACCTGACAATGGACTATTTCCACGAAACCCGTACTGATATATTTCAGGAGAGAGGTACGATTCCTCAATATCTGGGAACAGCAGGAACAAAGGTGTTCGGAAACTTGGCAGCCATGAAGAATCAAGGCTTCGACTTTGCGGCAGATTTCAATAAGAAAATAGGTAAGGACTGGTTTATCAGTTTCAAAGGGACATTTACGTATGCTCATAATGAGATTACAAAATACGATGAATCTCCGAAATATGCTTTCCAGTCAAAAGTAGGGCAGAGTGCAAATATTCCTAGTATTATGATTTCCGACGGTCTTTTCAAAGATCCGGATGATGTGAAAAACTCTAACCAGCAGATCGGAGGAAATCTTAGTGCCGGTGATATCAAGTATGTGAATATCTCCAAACTTTATGGTTATGATGATGATATCGTGGATATTTCTGACTGGGTATGGGCGAAGAATCCTACCGTTCCGGAGATTGTATATGGTTTCGGCCCTTCTATACGCTGGAAGAATCTTGATTTCTCTTTCTTCTTCCAGGGAGTTGCAAAGGTTTCATTGGTTATGAGTGATTTTCATCCGTTCGGAGACAACAGTTTGCGTAATGTCCTGACTTGGATTGCTGACGATCGCTGGTCTCCCGACAATCAGAATATCAACGCCACTTATCCTCGTCTGACCAGGGACACGAGTGTAAACAACACTCAACGCTCTGACTATTGGCTGCGCAACGCTGCATTTATCAAGTTGAAGAACGCAGAAATAGGTTATACATACAAGAATATGCGTTTCTATGTCAGTGGCATGAACCTGGCGACTTTCTCGCCATTCAAGCACTGGGACCCGGAACAAGGAGGAGGTAATGGTTTGAAATATCCTACGCAACGTGTTTTCAACTTTGGTTTTCAGATGACTATTAATAATAACCGTTAA
- a CDS encoding RagB/SusD family nutrient uptake outer membrane protein yields the protein MKKIYNILLSFVFAGCLLGSCDYLDIVPNETANEEDAFASEQAALNYLYSCYSFMPAYQNSHTFIGYAGDEIVSCFNGEPIKLYFQGGYTSGNIGNVDATYSNMYKGIRQCYLLKKNIASVPGLSDDKINDFANQADFLIAYYHSVLMQHYGPIILVKELPDMNTPYDKMAARSPYDECVDWVSEQFRIVSEKLPTERMGSSYGLATSVAAKALRARLLLYAASPLFNGNSEYYSDFANNDGTLLMSQTYSKEKYKVAADAALEAINFAEDHGYRLYYVGDDAIGTATYPYPKDPIQRQLRLTYLDKNGTKEVLWANTRLEEMYSIQNKSIPYLSFGGGYGPSLTMVERFYTENGLPIDQDPTYDYENRFQTTILDDDTRGEGITLKLNDHREPRFYAWISFHNGFYECQTENVVADGTKGITYQDKMDRSDRKQRKRWLTQYKKEDNSGKMNRGNNYSPTGYLNKKGVHPGSAARKSDNVPSLRYPLPIIRLGELYLDYAEACVGYGDASYVAEGMKKLNVIRERAGIDPVLTAWAKAKEPLTDYSSVGPDGRLMQIVCQERMIELYMETHNFWDLRRWKLGEKYFGVYPRGLNVEATKDEDFFKDTQMTSHIREFRTPANYLMPIPVDQVSNNPQMVQNPGY from the coding sequence ATGAAAAAGATATATAATATTTTGTTATCGTTCGTATTTGCCGGCTGTCTCTTGGGCTCATGTGATTATCTGGATATTGTGCCGAATGAAACAGCCAATGAAGAAGATGCATTTGCTTCGGAACAAGCTGCATTGAACTATCTGTATTCCTGTTATTCCTTTATGCCTGCTTATCAGAATTCGCATACTTTTATCGGATATGCAGGAGATGAAATAGTAAGCTGTTTCAACGGAGAACCTATTAAACTATATTTTCAGGGAGGATATACTTCAGGAAATATCGGCAATGTGGATGCGACATACAGTAATATGTATAAAGGTATACGGCAATGTTATCTGTTGAAGAAGAATATTGCGTCCGTTCCGGGATTGAGTGATGATAAGATTAATGATTTCGCCAATCAGGCGGATTTTCTGATTGCTTATTATCATTCGGTATTGATGCAGCATTATGGTCCTATCATCTTGGTAAAAGAATTACCGGATATGAATACACCTTATGACAAGATGGCAGCCCGTTCTCCTTATGACGAATGTGTGGACTGGGTATCAGAACAATTCAGAATCGTATCGGAGAAATTGCCTACGGAACGTATGGGATCTTCTTACGGACTGGCAACTAGTGTAGCTGCCAAAGCGCTGAGGGCCCGATTGTTGCTTTATGCTGCTTCTCCTCTATTCAATGGAAACTCGGAATATTACAGTGACTTTGCCAACAATGACGGCACCTTATTGATGTCTCAAACATATAGTAAAGAGAAATATAAAGTAGCTGCCGATGCAGCTTTGGAAGCAATAAACTTTGCAGAAGATCACGGATACAGATTATATTACGTTGGCGATGATGCCATTGGTACAGCCACCTATCCGTATCCGAAAGATCCTATCCAAAGACAGCTGCGTCTTACATACCTGGACAAGAACGGAACTAAGGAGGTACTTTGGGCAAATACCCGCTTGGAAGAAATGTATAGCATACAGAATAAATCCATTCCTTATCTTTCTTTTGGAGGAGGATATGGTCCGTCTCTGACAATGGTAGAACGATTCTATACCGAAAATGGTCTTCCGATTGACCAAGACCCGACGTATGACTATGAAAATCGTTTTCAGACTACTATTTTGGATGATGATACACGCGGAGAGGGAATAACTTTGAAATTGAACGATCATCGTGAGCCGCGTTTCTATGCCTGGATATCTTTCCATAATGGCTTTTACGAATGTCAGACGGAGAATGTAGTAGCCGACGGTACCAAAGGTATTACTTATCAGGATAAAATGGACCGTTCCGACCGTAAACAACGCAAAAGATGGTTGACACAGTACAAGAAGGAAGACAACAGTGGCAAAATGAACAGAGGAAATAACTACTCTCCAACCGGTTATCTGAATAAGAAAGGGGTTCATCCGGGATCGGCTGCCCGTAAGTCGGACAACGTGCCTTCCTTGAGATATCCGTTGCCTATCATTCGTTTGGGTGAGTTGTATCTGGATTATGCAGAGGCTTGTGTCGGATATGGTGATGCTAGTTATGTGGCTGAAGGCATGAAGAAATTGAACGTAATCCGTGAGCGTGCCGGCATTGACCCTGTACTGACTGCTTGGGCGAAGGCAAAGGAGCCGTTGACAGATTATTCTTCCGTAGGCCCCGATGGTCGTTTGATGCAGATTGTATGTCAGGAACGTATGATTGAACTTTATATGGAGACTCATAATTTCTGGGATCTTCGTCGCTGGAAGTTGGGGGAAAAATACTTTGGTGTATATCCGAGAGGATTAAATGTGGAAGCTACCAAAGATGAGGACTTCTTCAAGGATACACAAATGACAAGTCACATTCGTGAATTCCGTACTCCGGCGAATTATTTGATGCCTATTCCGGTAGATCAGGTAAGTAATAACCCGCAAATGGTGCAGAATCCGGGCTATTAA
- a CDS encoding sulfatase family protein: MNNKHCIFLSGVAALVTLPSFAQSKGASEKPMNILYIMSDDHSFQTISAYDHRFIETPNIDRIGNEGVVFTNSFVANSISGPSRACMLTGKHSHKNGFIDNAHRFDGSQQTFPKLLQKAGYQTAIVGKWHLTSNPTGFDYWNILIGQGDYYNPYFIDNGKKVQIEGYATNITTDLALEWLENKREKEKPFCLLLHHKAPHRTWMPDTCDLGAFDKVKFPLPENFYDKYEGRIAASEQEMNIFKDMDLVYDLKMADKENEIHTKTGLEGYGRAMYKRMNPQQKAAWDAYYDPIIKDFKARKLEGKELAEWKYQRYMHDYLSVIRSVDRNIGRVLKYLEEKGLLENTLVVYTSDQGFYMGEHGWFDKRFMYEESFRTPLLARFPHGKKGKVSQMVQNIDYAPTFLEMAGVDIPEDIQGVSLLPLLKGERPKDWRKSLYYHFYEYPAEHAVKRHYGVRTERYKLIHFYNDIDAWELYDLKKDPHEMHNLFGKPGYEKITEKLKGELVKLQTQYDDPIESQLKK; encoded by the coding sequence ATGAACAACAAACACTGCATTTTTTTGTCAGGGGTAGCCGCCTTGGTAACATTGCCCTCCTTTGCTCAGAGTAAAGGGGCGTCTGAGAAGCCTATGAATATTTTGTATATAATGAGTGACGACCACTCATTTCAGACTATCAGTGCCTACGATCACCGTTTTATAGAGACACCCAATATCGACCGTATCGGCAATGAAGGAGTTGTCTTTACCAATAGTTTTGTGGCAAACTCTATAAGCGGGCCCAGCCGTGCGTGTATGTTGACGGGAAAACATAGCCATAAGAATGGTTTTATAGATAATGCGCATCGGTTTGACGGAAGCCAACAGACCTTCCCTAAGCTGTTGCAGAAGGCAGGTTATCAGACTGCTATTGTTGGTAAATGGCATCTTACCTCTAATCCCACGGGATTCGATTATTGGAATATTCTGATTGGTCAGGGTGATTATTACAATCCTTATTTTATAGATAATGGTAAGAAAGTGCAGATAGAAGGGTATGCCACCAATATCACTACGGACTTGGCGCTGGAATGGCTGGAGAACAAACGGGAGAAAGAAAAACCGTTCTGTCTGTTGTTGCATCATAAAGCCCCGCACCGTACATGGATGCCCGACACTTGTGACTTGGGAGCGTTTGATAAGGTGAAGTTTCCATTGCCGGAAAATTTCTATGATAAATATGAAGGCCGTATAGCTGCTTCCGAACAGGAGATGAACATATTCAAGGATATGGACCTTGTCTATGACCTGAAAATGGCGGATAAAGAAAATGAGATTCATACAAAAACTGGATTGGAAGGTTATGGACGCGCTATGTATAAGCGTATGAATCCGCAACAAAAAGCTGCCTGGGATGCTTATTATGACCCTATTATCAAAGATTTTAAAGCCCGGAAACTGGAAGGCAAGGAACTGGCGGAGTGGAAGTATCAACGTTATATGCATGATTATTTGAGTGTGATTCGTTCGGTCGACCGCAATATCGGACGGGTGTTGAAGTATCTCGAAGAAAAAGGGCTTCTGGAAAATACATTGGTGGTTTATACTTCCGACCAGGGATTCTATATGGGAGAACACGGTTGGTTTGACAAACGCTTTATGTACGAGGAGTCATTCCGTACTCCGTTGTTAGCCCGTTTTCCTCATGGCAAGAAAGGAAAAGTGTCGCAAATGGTTCAGAATATAGACTATGCACCTACCTTCTTAGAAATGGCGGGAGTAGATATTCCGGAAGATATTCAGGGGGTATCTTTGTTGCCTTTGCTGAAAGGAGAACGTCCTAAGGACTGGCGTAAGTCCCTTTACTATCATTTCTATGAATATCCGGCGGAACATGCGGTGAAACGTCATTATGGTGTGCGTACCGAACGCTATAAGCTGATACATTTTTATAATGATATTGATGCGTGGGAGCTGTATGACCTGAAAAAAGATCCGCATGAAATGCATAATTTGTTTGGGAAGCCCGGTTATGAAAAGATAACTGAAAAACTGAAAGGGGAATTGGTAAAGCTTCAGACTCAGTATGACGATCCTATTGAATCTCAATTAAAAAAATAA
- a CDS encoding FecR family protein produces MNAKEFVQIVKKMFSKGLTPEEKIKLADEGPVCRLLLRQWDKFFGTSIENKKIEEEIWTNITDVCWNHKPAKKKLSGYNRGFRILAAAACLLLVVGTWYLITSRASLETIILGPADTRMTYVLPDSSVVWLAAGSTLSYQDDFLKERKVVLEGETSFEVKKMTGGSPFRVYFKDALVEVKGTEFNIKSDDEVAEVTLFTGKIDFQVTGQEAIEVKPAQRITYYIDSKTIETETLDIEGYDWRKEEYNFTDKPLGELINLINKKYHTKVCFENKKNRDNLFTGTIRKDEELAKVLRKISISFGLNTRQEKDTIILY; encoded by the coding sequence ATGAATGCCAAGGAATTTGTACAAATAGTAAAGAAGATGTTTTCTAAAGGACTGACTCCGGAGGAAAAAATAAAATTAGCGGATGAAGGACCGGTGTGCCGTTTATTACTAAGACAGTGGGATAAATTCTTTGGCACTTCTATTGAAAACAAAAAAATTGAGGAGGAGATATGGACCAACATTACGGATGTATGTTGGAATCACAAACCTGCAAAGAAAAAATTGTCAGGCTATAATCGGGGTTTTAGGATTCTGGCTGCCGCCGCTTGTCTTTTGCTGGTCGTAGGTACGTGGTATCTGATTACTTCAAGAGCTTCTTTAGAGACAATAATCTTGGGACCGGCCGATACGCGTATGACGTATGTCCTTCCGGATAGTTCGGTGGTATGGCTCGCTGCGGGAAGTACGCTTTCATATCAGGACGATTTTTTGAAAGAGCGCAAAGTGGTCTTAGAGGGAGAAACGTCTTTTGAGGTGAAAAAGATGACAGGAGGCAGTCCTTTCAGGGTTTATTTCAAAGATGCGCTTGTGGAAGTCAAAGGGACGGAATTTAATATAAAGTCTGATGATGAAGTAGCGGAGGTGACTCTCTTTACCGGAAAAATAGATTTTCAGGTGACGGGGCAAGAGGCCATAGAGGTGAAGCCTGCTCAACGCATCACTTACTATATTGATTCAAAGACGATTGAAACCGAGACGTTGGATATTGAAGGATATGACTGGAGAAAAGAAGAGTATAACTTTACGGATAAGCCGCTTGGTGAACTGATAAACTTAATCAATAAGAAGTATCATACGAAAGTGTGTTTCGAGAATAAAAAGAATAGGGATAATCTGTTTACGGGAACTATTCGTAAAGATGAAGAATTAGCGAAGGTATTGCGGAAAATCTCTATCAGTTTTGGATTAAATACAAGGCAGGAGAAGGATACGATTATTCTTTATTGA